Genomic segment of Bacillota bacterium:
CTGAAGAATGAGGGTTAACCCTTGCTCGAGATCGCGTCCGGGAAGATCCAATCCGGCAAGCAAAGCCTCGCCTTCGGAATTCAAAGGAAACACCTTCATGATTTCCCCTTTTTTATTGAGCGCGAGTTCAAGGCTGGGCCCAAAGTCCAGGGAAACGTAGGCAGCAGCCTGGGGGACAAAAGCCTGGAAAAGCTGCCAGGTCAGGAAGAGCACGACGAGGGCCGCGGCGAGGCCTCCCGTGCGGAAATACCTGGCCCACCCGGGTTTGAATGTGACCTCGGAACCGGGCCGGCTGTTCGGAAAGGACGCGGGAACCCTTCGAAATTCGCCATCTGGTGTCAGAATGATGCTGGAACGGGATTCTTTTTTGATGAGCATTCCTTTGATTGACACGGTCATTCCTCCCTCAAGAACCCGGGGCCTGACAGGGTTTGAGATAAGAGGCAAGATAAAGGTATTCCTCGGACTTGGAATAGATTAAAGCCAATCCGATGATGTAAGCACGGTGTCCCTCAAGTGTTTTCGGACTAACCTTTCCCAATTTGCTGAGCGCCTGAACTGGAAGGCGTTTACGGTCTTGCAGGTAACGGAAAAGCTCGCCGTCACCGGCCAGGGTCCTGGCAATTTTCTGGAGAAGCTCCCGGGAATCGCGGTGCTTCGGTGAAGTCCGAACAAGATCGTCAAGCTCCAATCCGTATGTTTTTAATTCCTCTTCGTACTGGAGCAACTCTTCTTCCCGTTCCCGCGCTGCAAGTTCTTCCACA
This window contains:
- a CDS encoding sigma factor; this translates as MAFSSGIICKRHLNWGEDDELSIAFLAFNEAIDNFNVSYRVPFLAYARLVIKSRLIDYFRREARERSSTVIGLDSEVDLLPGEEEQAWERFVEELAAREREEELLQYEEELKTYGLELDDLVRTSPKHRDSRELLQKIARTLAGDGELFRYLQDRKRLPVQALSKLGKVSPKTLEGHRAYIIGLALIYSKSEEYLYLASYLKPCQAPGS